Proteins co-encoded in one Kutzneria chonburiensis genomic window:
- a CDS encoding FtsX-like permease family protein has translation MDEVLESDGSPASGQLDKIRHTPGVVEAAGRMVATLTVNGKRLLLTADPGSGPLSRVHVVEGTYPQHGNEIAASAASGLKIGATVPVGGKSLLVTAIVEAPSADGPAAYLTDTNLLAVTPADLKRIDIKGSSGLPGVHTADQARDEALAAEDSKIESLLAVLTAFVIVAVIAALLVATSTFRIVFAQRIRQTALLRAVGAPQRKLVRAFVAEGALVGFAAGIVGTATAVGAGYLVAFLLGVSGPGPALAFTPLVVAASVLVTMLAALAPARSATRVSPLEALRATDADRDSSTASRLRVAIGIVLLAVAGLLVRKAFGDGIAAAYRPSGAVLHFLLLTIASGTVTFCALLALGSVLLRPVLRGIGAVLAPLGATVRLAVQGVGGAPRRAAAVSAVVALGTGLLTGVLVGGETVRAFNDAQVAAAFPADVEVAGLKEDEPIPAAVVAKINGLKYRLSRQNLVANGAPWNLKVSDVDIHKLPLFGDLRTTMGSLDDVGPGTAVITTSEAERLKLKLGDTIILGPVHVHVTAIVVGELLAGAGVVINSADLDRLGVSAHPTNALLTTNSPPSLGTSVEVSVLSQYREQQRDLIASLEILALAVLGLTLLIAIVGVGTTAALSVVERRRESGMLRAIGLTRLALGGITVSEAALHGVIGVLFGLIIGIPHAWLAVLSLGLGAPLTVPVPLLVATAAGLVALTMLAGLLPARRAARESPVTAMRVD, from the coding sequence GTGGACGAAGTGCTGGAGTCGGACGGCAGCCCGGCCTCGGGCCAGCTGGACAAGATCCGGCACACGCCCGGGGTGGTCGAGGCGGCCGGGCGGATGGTCGCCACGCTGACCGTGAACGGAAAGCGCTTGCTGCTGACCGCCGATCCAGGATCCGGGCCGTTGAGCCGGGTTCATGTGGTCGAGGGGACGTATCCGCAGCACGGCAACGAGATCGCCGCCTCGGCGGCGTCGGGGCTGAAGATCGGCGCGACGGTCCCGGTGGGTGGGAAGTCGTTGCTGGTCACGGCGATCGTCGAGGCGCCGTCGGCCGACGGGCCGGCCGCGTACCTGACGGACACGAACCTGCTCGCCGTGACTCCGGCCGACCTCAAACGTATCGACATCAAGGGATCTTCGGGGCTGCCTGGCGTGCACACCGCCGACCAGGCCCGGGACGAGGCGCTGGCCGCCGAGGACAGCAAGATCGAGTCGTTGCTCGCGGTGCTGACGGCCTTCGTGATCGTCGCCGTGATCGCCGCGCTGCTGGTGGCCACCTCGACGTTCCGCATCGTGTTCGCGCAACGGATCCGGCAGACCGCGCTGCTGCGGGCAGTCGGTGCGCCGCAACGGAAGTTGGTGCGGGCGTTCGTCGCCGAGGGTGCTCTGGTCGGCTTCGCCGCCGGCATCGTCGGCACCGCGACCGCCGTCGGCGCGGGCTACCTGGTGGCGTTTCTCCTCGGCGTAAGCGGTCCCGGGCCGGCGCTGGCGTTCACGCCGCTCGTGGTCGCCGCATCGGTGCTCGTCACGATGCTCGCCGCACTGGCTCCCGCCCGCTCGGCGACCCGCGTGTCCCCGCTGGAGGCGTTGCGGGCGACCGACGCCGACCGTGACTCGTCGACGGCGAGCCGGCTGCGCGTGGCCATTGGGATCGTGCTGCTGGCTGTGGCGGGATTGTTGGTGCGCAAGGCCTTCGGTGACGGCATCGCCGCGGCCTATCGGCCGTCCGGTGCCGTGCTGCACTTCCTGCTGCTGACCATCGCCAGCGGCACGGTGACGTTCTGCGCCCTGCTGGCCCTGGGGTCGGTGTTGCTACGGCCGGTTCTGCGCGGCATCGGCGCGGTGCTTGCCCCGCTCGGTGCGACGGTTCGCCTTGCCGTTCAAGGAGTTGGCGGCGCGCCACGGCGGGCTGCGGCCGTGTCGGCGGTGGTCGCGCTGGGGACCGGGCTGCTGACCGGCGTGCTCGTCGGTGGCGAGACCGTGCGGGCGTTCAACGACGCCCAGGTCGCCGCGGCCTTCCCGGCCGACGTCGAGGTGGCCGGGCTCAAGGAGGACGAGCCGATCCCCGCGGCCGTAGTGGCCAAGATCAACGGTCTGAAATATCGCCTGTCCCGACAGAACCTGGTGGCCAACGGCGCACCCTGGAACCTGAAGGTGTCCGATGTGGACATACACAAGCTGCCGCTCTTCGGTGACCTACGGACCACCATGGGCTCGCTCGACGACGTCGGTCCCGGCACGGCGGTCATCACCACCAGCGAGGCCGAGCGACTGAAGCTCAAGCTCGGCGACACCATCATCCTCGGCCCGGTACACGTGCACGTCACCGCCATCGTCGTCGGCGAGCTGCTGGCCGGCGCCGGCGTGGTGATCAACTCCGCCGACCTGGACAGGCTCGGCGTGTCCGCGCACCCCACGAACGCCTTGCTCACCACGAATTCGCCGCCCAGCCTCGGCACCAGCGTCGAGGTCAGCGTGCTGTCGCAGTACCGCGAACAGCAGCGTGATCTCATCGCCTCGCTGGAGATCTTGGCCCTCGCCGTGCTCGGGCTCACCTTGCTGATCGCCATCGTCGGCGTCGGCACCACCGCCGCGCTCTCGGTGGTCGAGCGCCGGCGGGAATCCGGGATGCTGCGGGCCATCGGCCTCACCCGACTCGCCCTCGGCGGCATCACCGTCTCGGAAGCCGCCCTGCACGGCGTGATCGGAGTCCTCTTCGGACTGATCATCGGCATTCCGCACGCTTGGCTGGCCGTGCTCTCCCTCGGCCTCGGCGCCCCGCTCACCGTGCCCGTGCCGCTCCTGGTGGCCACCGCCGCCGGCCTGGTCGCCCTCACCATGCTCGCCGGCCTCCTCCCCGCCCGCCGCGCCGCCCGGGAGAGCCCGGTGACCGCCATGCGGGTCGACTAG
- a CDS encoding ABC transporter ATP-binding protein produces MAEAIIATDLVKVYGRGAAQVRALDGVTVAFGRARLTAITGASGSGKSTLMQCLAGLDTPTSGRVVLGDTDMTALSDRRLTRLRLDRVGFVFQSFNLLPQLTARENILLPAGLAGRSVDKARLRDLADLLGIADRLRHLPSELSGGQQQRVAIARAMLGRPEVIFADEPTGNLDSASSEQVLELLRTAVREFGQTTVMVTHDPHAASYADRIINMTDGQVAA; encoded by the coding sequence ATGGCGGAAGCGATCATCGCGACGGACCTGGTCAAGGTCTACGGGCGTGGGGCGGCGCAGGTGCGGGCGCTGGACGGGGTCACTGTCGCGTTCGGACGGGCGCGGCTGACGGCGATCACGGGGGCGTCGGGCTCGGGCAAGTCGACGCTGATGCAGTGCCTGGCCGGCCTCGACACCCCGACCTCGGGGCGGGTGGTGCTCGGCGACACCGACATGACGGCGCTGTCCGACCGCCGGCTGACCCGGCTGCGGCTGGACCGCGTCGGCTTCGTGTTCCAGTCGTTCAACCTGCTGCCGCAGCTGACGGCGCGGGAGAACATCCTGCTGCCGGCCGGCCTGGCCGGCCGGTCGGTGGACAAGGCGAGGCTGCGCGATCTGGCCGACCTGCTCGGCATCGCCGACCGGCTGCGGCACCTGCCGTCGGAGCTGTCGGGCGGCCAGCAGCAGCGGGTGGCCATCGCTCGGGCCATGCTCGGCCGGCCTGAGGTGATCTTCGCCGACGAGCCGACCGGCAACCTGGACTCGGCGTCGAGCGAGCAGGTGCTGGAGTTGTTGCGTACGGCGGTGCGGGAGTTCGGGCAGACGACGGTGATGGTCACGCACGATCCACACGCGGCGTCGTACGCGGACCGGATCATCAACATGACCGACGGCCAGGTGGCAGCGTGA
- a CDS encoding sensor histidine kinase: MRYLWALCWLAGAALLLTLGAVDYEAGTIRDDPLGLLQLGSGLLACLVALAGPGLGRITLPLVAVLPAISMVVATVLTALEAERRPPLTFAATVALCWLIALITWRGQRVLAAITVPILVAAVVLQPLLPSTSGITVIVALALALVLVVSIAAGLAARLVGISRERQAAAIRLAQRAEFARDLHDYVGHHVTGIVLLAQGARAMAEKKPELVVPALERIEQAGTEAMATMRRMVGLLREADVGADFSPPATIEDISRLVTEFGPAATLELDGEFDGMPAELQSTVHRIVMEALTNVRKHSDGTPAVRVSRSGQWVQVRVADDGRTRHAGRGGFGLRGLAERVAAVGGSIKAGPGAAGGWVVEASLPAGGH; the protein is encoded by the coding sequence ATGCGCTATCTGTGGGCACTGTGCTGGCTGGCCGGCGCCGCGCTGCTGCTCACGCTGGGCGCGGTGGACTACGAAGCCGGCACGATCCGTGACGACCCGCTCGGGCTGCTTCAGCTGGGTTCGGGTCTGCTGGCCTGCCTGGTGGCGCTGGCCGGCCCTGGGCTGGGCCGCATCACGTTGCCGCTGGTCGCGGTGCTGCCGGCCATCTCGATGGTCGTCGCCACGGTGCTGACCGCGTTGGAAGCAGAGCGGCGGCCGCCGCTGACGTTCGCGGCCACGGTGGCGCTGTGCTGGCTGATCGCGCTGATCACCTGGCGGGGTCAGCGGGTGTTGGCGGCGATCACGGTACCGATCCTGGTGGCGGCGGTCGTGTTGCAGCCGCTCCTGCCCAGCACCAGCGGTATCACCGTGATCGTCGCGCTGGCGCTGGCCTTGGTGCTGGTGGTGTCGATCGCCGCCGGGCTGGCCGCCCGGCTGGTGGGGATCAGCCGGGAGCGGCAGGCGGCGGCGATCCGGCTGGCCCAACGGGCCGAGTTCGCCCGCGACCTGCACGACTACGTCGGCCACCACGTCACCGGCATCGTGCTGCTGGCCCAAGGGGCACGGGCGATGGCGGAGAAGAAGCCGGAACTGGTGGTACCGGCGCTGGAACGGATCGAGCAGGCCGGCACCGAGGCCATGGCGACCATGCGGCGCATGGTCGGGCTGCTGCGCGAGGCCGATGTCGGCGCGGACTTCAGTCCACCGGCGACGATCGAGGACATCTCCCGGCTGGTCACGGAGTTCGGGCCGGCGGCAACGCTGGAATTGGACGGCGAGTTCGACGGCATGCCGGCCGAGCTCCAGTCCACTGTGCACAGAATCGTGATGGAGGCGTTGACCAACGTGCGCAAGCATTCCGACGGCACACCGGCGGTCCGGGTCTCCCGGTCCGGGCAGTGGGTGCAGGTGCGGGTGGCCGACGACGGCCGGACGCGGCATGCCGGACGCGGCGGTTTCGGGTTGCGGGGGCTGGCCGAACGCGTCGCCGCGGTGGGTGGCAGCATCAAGGCCGGTCCAGGCGCCGCCGGCGGCTGGGTGGTCGAGGCGAGCCTGCCGGCGGGAGGTCACTGA
- a CDS encoding response regulator, translating to MPITVLIADDQAMIRTGIAMILAAEDDIEVVGEAVDGLHAVELADRLSPDVVLMDIRMPKMDGLQALRQLTKPGRVAPPKVVVVTTFDDDEYVYQALRGGAYGFLLKDSGSALLVEAVRAAAAGEALVSPAITVKLLRQLSSPSGAAPAADLSARELDVVKLVARGLTNTEIAERLFISVGTVKTHLGNVQAKLSARNRVEIAMWAWQSGVVDR from the coding sequence GTGCCGATCACGGTTCTGATCGCCGACGACCAGGCGATGATCCGCACCGGGATCGCCATGATCCTGGCCGCCGAGGACGACATCGAGGTCGTCGGCGAGGCGGTCGACGGCCTGCACGCCGTGGAGCTGGCCGACCGGCTGTCGCCCGACGTGGTGCTGATGGACATCCGAATGCCCAAAATGGACGGTCTACAGGCGTTGCGGCAGCTGACCAAACCCGGTCGGGTCGCCCCGCCGAAGGTCGTCGTGGTGACCACCTTCGACGACGACGAGTACGTCTACCAGGCCCTGCGCGGCGGCGCCTACGGCTTCCTGCTCAAGGACTCCGGCTCCGCCCTGCTGGTCGAAGCCGTCCGCGCCGCCGCGGCCGGCGAGGCGCTGGTCAGCCCGGCCATCACCGTGAAACTGCTGCGGCAGCTCAGTTCCCCGTCCGGCGCCGCACCCGCCGCCGATCTCTCCGCCCGTGAGCTGGACGTCGTCAAGCTGGTGGCGCGTGGACTCACCAACACCGAGATCGCCGAGCGGCTGTTCATCTCCGTCGGCACGGTGAAGACGCACCTGGGCAATGTGCAGGCCAAGCTGTCGGCCCGCAACCGGGTCGAGATCGCGATGTGGGCCTGGCAGTCAGGCGTTGTCGACCGCTGA
- a CDS encoding alpha/beta hydrolase, translated as MSEAEIVLVHGAWHGSWCWDLLRKELGRPSHVVDLPSMAGPAYGVEADAKVIREKVDSIDGPVLLVGHSYGGIPVSQAAVGAPNVAHLAYLAAFQIEAGESLMSTAGRELPPELTMIPVRDDPIGTMYSDVSPELAREAVARLRPQSALAWREKQVGAAWRDIPSTYVLCERDQSLPPEFQEIMAKRATAVRRLPSGHSLMVSMPVEVAALLDELASAVDNA; from the coding sequence ATGTCCGAAGCGGAGATCGTGCTGGTGCACGGGGCCTGGCACGGTTCGTGGTGTTGGGACCTGCTGCGCAAGGAGTTGGGCCGGCCGTCGCATGTGGTGGACCTGCCCAGCATGGCCGGTCCGGCCTACGGCGTCGAGGCCGACGCGAAGGTGATCCGTGAGAAGGTGGACTCGATCGACGGCCCGGTGCTGCTGGTCGGCCACTCCTACGGCGGCATCCCGGTGTCGCAGGCCGCGGTGGGCGCGCCGAACGTCGCGCACCTGGCCTACCTGGCGGCGTTCCAGATCGAGGCCGGCGAGTCCCTGATGTCCACCGCCGGCCGCGAGCTGCCACCTGAGCTGACGATGATCCCGGTTCGGGACGACCCGATCGGCACCATGTACTCCGACGTGTCGCCCGAGCTGGCCCGCGAGGCGGTGGCGCGGCTGCGGCCGCAAAGCGCGTTGGCGTGGCGGGAGAAGCAGGTCGGCGCGGCGTGGCGGGACATTCCGTCCACCTACGTGCTGTGTGAGCGCGACCAGTCGCTCCCGCCGGAGTTCCAGGAGATCATGGCCAAGCGCGCCACCGCGGTCCGGCGACTGCCCAGCGGGCACTCGCTCATGGTGTCCATGCCGGTCGAGGTCGCCGCGCTGCTGGACGAGCTCGCGTCAGCGGTCGACAACGCCTGA
- a CDS encoding carbohydrate ABC transporter permease — translation MRKLAYLAGLLVAGITIVPLLFVVIGGFRTTAQVNANPVGWPSPWVADNYTAILGAPAFWEFLWNSTVIAVIATGLAVALGSMAGFALSRYRFRGREALYGVFTIGLLFPLGVASLPLYLLLRQVGLLENPLGVALPEAAFSLPVTILILRPFMLAIPQEVEDAAILDGASRLGFFWRILLPLSMPALSTVTVLAFVTSWNAYLLPLLVFNDQSHFTLPLGVATFQSQYSQDTARILAFTTLSMVPALGVFVLAERRIVGGLSGSVKG, via the coding sequence ATGAGAAAACTCGCCTACCTCGCCGGACTTCTGGTCGCCGGCATCACCATCGTCCCGCTGCTCTTCGTCGTGATCGGCGGCTTCCGCACGACGGCCCAGGTCAACGCCAACCCGGTCGGCTGGCCCAGTCCGTGGGTGGCCGACAACTACACGGCCATCCTCGGTGCGCCGGCGTTCTGGGAATTCCTCTGGAACAGCACGGTGATCGCCGTGATCGCCACCGGGCTGGCCGTGGCGCTGGGCTCGATGGCGGGATTTGCCCTGTCCCGCTACCGGTTCCGCGGCCGCGAAGCGCTGTACGGCGTGTTCACGATCGGCCTGCTGTTCCCGCTGGGCGTGGCGTCCCTACCGCTCTACCTGCTGCTGCGGCAGGTCGGCCTGCTGGAAAACCCGCTGGGCGTGGCGCTGCCGGAAGCGGCGTTCTCGCTGCCGGTGACGATCCTCATCCTGCGGCCGTTCATGCTGGCCATCCCGCAGGAGGTGGAGGACGCCGCCATCCTGGACGGTGCGTCCCGGCTGGGCTTCTTCTGGCGGATCCTGCTGCCGCTGTCCATGCCGGCGCTGAGCACCGTGACCGTGCTGGCCTTCGTGACCAGCTGGAACGCGTACCTGTTGCCGCTGCTGGTGTTCAACGACCAGAGCCACTTCACGCTGCCGCTGGGCGTGGCGACCTTCCAATCCCAGTACTCCCAGGACACGGCCCGGATCCTGGCCTTCACCACGCTGTCCATGGTGCCGGCGCTGGGCGTGTTCGTGCTGGCCGAGCGGCGTATCGTCGGCGGACTGAGCGGTTCGGTCAAAGGCTGA
- a CDS encoding carbohydrate ABC transporter permease, with translation MRRRLELALLLGPALLLFVGFVLVPIIVAAYYSLYDWQGFGALTDFVGLGNYWDVLGGNVFQGAVGHNLVIVVLSLVVQLPVSVAIALLLNRKLRGRAALRLIVFAPYVLSEATTAVIWLLILQPGGFTDQALTFLGLHGVIHQWLADPQVVLFTLFAVITWKYLGFGIILLLAGLQGIPPELLEAAALDGASAGQAVRRVVLPLLGPTIRIWIFLSVIGSLQVFDIVWIMTLGGPANASTTMATYLIDHGFKRYEFGYGSAVAVVLFIICFAFALVYQRFALRRDTEGAMG, from the coding sequence GTGAGGCGCCGGCTCGAACTGGCCCTGCTGCTCGGCCCCGCGCTGCTGCTGTTCGTCGGCTTCGTGCTCGTGCCGATCATCGTCGCCGCGTACTACAGCCTCTACGACTGGCAGGGTTTCGGCGCGCTGACCGACTTCGTCGGCCTCGGCAACTACTGGGATGTGCTGGGCGGCAACGTCTTTCAGGGCGCCGTCGGGCACAACCTGGTGATCGTGGTGTTGTCGCTGGTCGTGCAGCTGCCGGTCAGCGTGGCAATTGCCTTGCTGCTCAACCGAAAGCTCCGTGGGCGGGCAGCACTGCGGCTGATCGTGTTCGCGCCGTACGTGCTGTCCGAGGCCACCACCGCGGTGATCTGGCTGCTCATCCTGCAGCCCGGCGGCTTCACCGACCAGGCGCTGACCTTCCTCGGCCTGCACGGCGTCATCCACCAGTGGCTCGCTGATCCGCAGGTGGTGCTGTTCACACTGTTCGCCGTGATCACGTGGAAGTACCTCGGCTTCGGCATCATCCTGCTGCTCGCCGGCCTCCAGGGCATTCCCCCCGAGCTCCTCGAGGCCGCCGCCCTCGACGGAGCGTCGGCCGGGCAGGCCGTCCGCCGCGTCGTGCTTCCCTTGCTGGGACCCACCATCCGCATCTGGATCTTCCTCAGCGTGATCGGCTCGCTCCAGGTCTTCGACATCGTCTGGATCATGACCCTGGGCGGGCCGGCCAACGCCTCCACCACCATGGCCACCTACCTCATCGACCACGGCTTCAAGCGCTACGAGTTCGGCTACGGCAGCGCCGTCGCGGTGGTCCTGTTCATCATCTGCTTCGCCTTCGCCTTGGTGTACCAGCGCTTCGCGCTGCGCCGGGACACCGAGGGGGCGATGGGATGA
- a CDS encoding extracellular solute-binding protein: MRSIRLCAAVVAALLVAACGSSGTTGSGALTWWHNGTSDPLKSLWQSVADGYHAAHPDVTISIDPIQNEQFQTKVPLALQSDSPPGLYQQWGGGGEASQIKSGKVLDLTSSVSSWIGPLGKAAEGWQVDGKQYGVPFDLHVVGFWYRKDLFQKAQITTPPATMADFYTDIDKLRAAGVTPVAIGSKDRWPDAFYWDYFAVRECSTDVVKQSIKAQKLDDPCWRKAGDDLTALLARKPFQEGFLGTPAQQGAGSSAGMVANGQAAMELQGDWEPGTMAALTEDKDFASKLGWFPFPTIEGGAGDPGVTLGGGDGFSCTTAAPPSCPDFLKYIDGAEVQTKLAAAGIGLPVNPDAASALKDPTLRQVFDFSRKATYIQTYLDIALPTSVGQALDDAIANFVAGKGTPASVAATVGQAATGDR; the protein is encoded by the coding sequence ATGCGAAGCATCCGGCTGTGCGCCGCCGTGGTCGCGGCGCTGCTCGTCGCCGCGTGCGGCTCGTCGGGAACCACCGGTTCCGGCGCGCTCACCTGGTGGCACAACGGCACCTCCGACCCGCTCAAGAGCCTGTGGCAGTCGGTGGCCGACGGCTATCACGCCGCGCACCCGGACGTCACGATCTCCATCGATCCGATCCAGAACGAGCAGTTCCAGACCAAGGTGCCGCTGGCCCTGCAGTCCGACTCGCCGCCCGGCCTCTACCAGCAGTGGGGTGGCGGCGGCGAGGCCAGCCAGATCAAGTCCGGCAAGGTGCTCGACCTGACCTCGTCGGTGTCGAGCTGGATCGGCCCGCTCGGCAAGGCCGCCGAGGGCTGGCAGGTCGACGGCAAGCAGTACGGCGTGCCCTTCGACCTGCACGTGGTCGGCTTCTGGTATCGCAAGGACCTGTTCCAGAAAGCGCAGATCACCACCCCGCCCGCGACCATGGCCGACTTCTACACCGACATCGACAAGCTGCGGGCCGCCGGCGTCACGCCGGTCGCCATCGGCAGCAAGGACCGCTGGCCGGACGCGTTCTACTGGGACTACTTCGCGGTCCGCGAGTGCTCGACCGACGTGGTCAAGCAGTCGATCAAGGCGCAGAAGCTGGACGACCCGTGCTGGCGCAAGGCCGGCGACGACCTCACCGCGCTGCTGGCCAGGAAGCCGTTCCAGGAGGGCTTCCTCGGCACCCCGGCCCAGCAGGGCGCCGGCAGTTCGGCCGGCATGGTGGCCAACGGGCAGGCGGCGATGGAGTTACAGGGCGACTGGGAACCCGGCACCATGGCCGCGCTCACCGAGGACAAGGACTTCGCCAGCAAGCTCGGCTGGTTCCCGTTCCCGACGATCGAGGGCGGCGCCGGCGACCCGGGCGTCACGTTGGGCGGCGGCGACGGTTTCTCGTGCACCACCGCGGCCCCGCCGTCCTGCCCGGACTTCCTGAAGTACATCGACGGCGCCGAGGTGCAGACGAAGCTGGCCGCCGCCGGCATCGGCCTGCCGGTCAACCCGGACGCCGCCAGCGCGCTGAAGGATCCGACGCTGCGACAGGTCTTCGACTTCAGCCGCAAGGCGACCTACATCCAGACCTACCTGGACATCGCGTTGCCGACCAGTGTCGGGCAAGCGCTCGACGACGCCATCGCCAACTTCGTGGCGGGCAAGGGCACCCCGGCCAGCGTCGCGGCAACGGTCGGCCAGGCGGCGACGGGGGACAGGTGA